The following proteins come from a genomic window of Alicyclobacillus dauci:
- the folE gene encoding GTP cyclohydrolase I FolE: MSKQETLTEHIRAILELIGEDPNREGLLDTPQRVARMYGEVFSGVGIDPESALTTTFEEKYEGMVVVKDIKYYTFCEHHLIPFFGAAHIGYIPNGRVIGLSKFARLVELVSKRPQVQERMSQQIADAVMNVLKPQGVIVTVDGTHLCMCARGVKKPGSATVTTVKKGVFTENISLVQEFEQALLRK; the protein is encoded by the coding sequence ATGAGCAAACAGGAAACGCTAACCGAGCATATTCGTGCCATTCTTGAATTGATCGGTGAAGACCCAAATCGTGAAGGTCTATTGGACACACCACAAAGAGTTGCAAGGATGTACGGTGAAGTCTTCTCAGGGGTCGGAATAGATCCCGAGTCAGCACTGACCACCACGTTTGAGGAGAAGTATGAGGGTATGGTTGTCGTGAAAGACATCAAGTACTACACGTTTTGCGAACACCACCTGATTCCATTCTTTGGTGCGGCCCACATTGGTTACATCCCGAATGGTCGCGTTATTGGATTAAGCAAGTTCGCTCGATTGGTTGAACTCGTGTCGAAGCGTCCGCAAGTTCAAGAACGCATGTCACAGCAGATTGCCGATGCAGTGATGAATGTCTTAAAGCCTCAAGGGGTTATCGTCACAGTGGATGGTACCCACCTTTGCATGTGTGCACGCGGGGTTAAAAAACCGGGCAGTGCTACCGTCACCACTGTGAAGAAGGGTGTTTTTACCGAAAACATTTCGTTGGTCCAAGAGTTCGAACAAGCTCTTTTAAGGAAGTAA
- a CDS encoding STAS domain-containing protein translates to MFRVQTSRDNETIQFALTGSLDMNGVDTLEDEFSKTEFTEGDTVEIDFEDVEFIDSTGIGSIVNLIQSLEGSDIRYRLTNVSEEIQEVFTIIGLEDLVK, encoded by the coding sequence ATGTTTCGGGTACAAACAAGCCGTGACAATGAAACCATACAATTTGCCCTGACGGGATCCCTGGATATGAATGGGGTCGATACCTTGGAAGATGAGTTCTCAAAAACCGAGTTTACAGAAGGGGATACGGTAGAGATTGACTTTGAAGATGTCGAGTTCATAGATTCAACTGGTATTGGCTCGATAGTAAATCTAATCCAATCATTAGAAGGGAGTGATATTCGTTACAGACTGACCAACGTCAGTGAGGAGATACAAGAAGTCTTCACCATTATTGGACTCGAGGATCTGGTCAAGTAA
- a CDS encoding FapA family protein — MLGAIITRGKTIQEAVHQAAIQLNVPDDAIDYEVIYKGSRTRLWPRPAVIQASVKKSLSEEAGLPQTASESQSIAFKQSEEVASTETELRQSTTEAAVWVRDGQVHCKNGSYNYALLTPSEDMVLRVNGHVVTGTSIVTEADQIEVELQDEHVPSQVNISISEDKMQVVLEIIPGYRLTRRLREQPPSSQISLEVTESKHVQNDVTQLLLYEKLTKSGVKYGFDHEQIKLACEAQEPSTYIVARGLEPTPGQDGLFELVSKEKNDQRDQFTLSDKIDWKERFSLPNVKAGEVVGRPIPAKPGVSGKNVLNQEIPAPPVSELTIVTGEGTVLYGDDQSVVATIAGRIKMQERSRNTLCFSILPQYVHNGSVNPETGNIRFRGDVYILGNIDEGMTVESGGNLHVTGIVTNATIITNGDAVITGPVIGSEIICGHTGLLWQQILPSFKLINQNLTELIVAARQLERNPAFSRGDLAGKGLQPLLKLLTEMKFKGLPDRIKEVRDKVKGQKNSFGPDVHKVVDFLEGAFLYFHPLASNIQQLQSFADFMDSVISSIEYDSTKKMNIQVQSLTSSSIESAWDVIVERFAYGSRIHCKGGLHVDGTLRGGSVQAGQFIEAIEIGSQRGSRTDVQVASNKGYVTAEFVGTDTTISISGTAMKLVSEEKAVNARLSDRGDLVLR, encoded by the coding sequence ATGTTAGGGGCCATCATCACTCGTGGGAAAACGATTCAAGAAGCTGTTCACCAAGCGGCTATACAACTGAATGTCCCCGATGATGCCATAGATTATGAGGTTATCTACAAGGGGAGCCGCACAAGACTTTGGCCACGTCCAGCTGTCATTCAGGCAAGTGTGAAGAAAAGTCTATCGGAAGAGGCCGGCCTGCCACAAACTGCTTCCGAGTCACAGTCAATTGCCTTCAAGCAGTCGGAAGAGGTCGCGAGCACGGAAACAGAGCTTCGCCAATCTACAACTGAGGCAGCGGTCTGGGTACGAGACGGACAGGTTCACTGTAAAAACGGTTCCTACAATTATGCCCTATTGACGCCGTCTGAGGATATGGTTTTACGCGTTAATGGGCATGTCGTAACGGGGACCTCAATCGTAACGGAAGCGGATCAGATAGAGGTTGAACTCCAAGATGAACATGTACCGTCGCAGGTTAACATCTCCATTTCCGAAGACAAAATGCAAGTGGTATTGGAGATCATTCCAGGGTATCGTCTCACAAGACGTCTCAGGGAGCAGCCGCCGAGCAGCCAAATATCCCTGGAAGTTACGGAATCAAAACACGTACAAAATGATGTAACCCAACTTCTCCTCTATGAAAAGCTGACAAAGTCAGGAGTAAAGTACGGTTTTGATCACGAGCAAATTAAGCTCGCTTGTGAAGCGCAGGAACCCTCGACCTATATCGTTGCAAGGGGTCTTGAACCGACTCCCGGTCAGGATGGTCTGTTTGAACTAGTTTCTAAAGAGAAGAACGATCAACGCGACCAATTCACTCTGTCAGACAAAATTGATTGGAAAGAGCGATTTAGCTTACCGAATGTTAAAGCGGGAGAAGTGGTTGGTCGCCCTATACCGGCCAAACCTGGTGTGAGTGGAAAAAACGTTTTGAATCAGGAAATTCCGGCTCCACCAGTCAGTGAACTAACTATCGTCACAGGAGAAGGTACCGTCTTATACGGTGACGACCAAAGTGTGGTTGCAACGATAGCAGGTCGGATCAAAATGCAGGAACGTTCTCGAAATACGCTCTGTTTCAGTATATTACCCCAATATGTACATAACGGAAGCGTCAATCCCGAAACGGGGAACATCCGTTTTCGTGGCGACGTTTATATTTTGGGGAACATTGACGAAGGCATGACAGTTGAATCTGGTGGGAATTTGCATGTGACAGGCATTGTTACGAATGCAACCATAATCACCAATGGAGATGCTGTAATAACCGGGCCTGTAATCGGATCGGAAATCATTTGTGGGCACACAGGTCTACTATGGCAACAGATACTCCCAAGTTTCAAATTGATTAACCAGAATTTAACCGAATTAATTGTCGCCGCGAGACAACTTGAAAGAAATCCAGCTTTTTCTAGAGGGGATCTGGCGGGTAAGGGATTGCAACCATTACTTAAATTACTGACGGAAATGAAGTTCAAAGGCTTGCCGGATCGTATCAAAGAAGTTCGTGACAAGGTGAAAGGGCAAAAAAATAGTTTTGGTCCGGACGTGCATAAAGTTGTGGACTTCTTAGAAGGAGCGTTTCTTTATTTTCACCCGTTGGCATCCAACATACAACAGCTTCAATCGTTTGCCGATTTTATGGATTCGGTCATCAGTTCCATTGAATACGACTCTACTAAGAAGATGAATATTCAAGTACAGAGCCTGACGAGCAGTTCAATCGAGTCTGCTTGGGACGTGATCGTAGAACGGTTCGCTTATGGTTCAAGAATTCACTGCAAAGGGGGACTGCACGTTGACGGAACTTTACGGGGCGGCAGTGTTCAGGCTGGACAATTTATTGAAGCGATTGAAATTGGATCACAGCGCGGAAGCAGAACGGACGTTCAAGTAGCTAGTAATAAAGGCTATGTTACAGCAGAGTTTGTCGGGACGGATACCACTATTAGCATATCAGGTACCGCGATGAAGCTTGTCAGTGAGGAAAAGGCCGTGAACGCTCGCCTCAGTGATCGTGGGGACTTGGTTCTAAGATAG
- a CDS encoding PP2C family protein-serine/threonine phosphatase, producing MRTNELQHLFEKYLESTESTADEVQAAETIQKILLDDDVPVCDELSCIGMSLPAYRLSGDYYDFIYDEKNGRYWIFIGDVMGKGIPASLLMVMVRSTVRVLTRYSETPSSLVENLNNILLKDMSRLRAFSTLFCGLFDVDSGQFMYTSAGHPSPIFIKKNENVAVRLETKGTVIGLLRDRKYRDFSVTFCPGDLLVLCTDGILEAMDVDKNQYGYERLQHSIEEHRSFDLDELIHRITDDVRRFSQAVRRDDVTIVAVRRMEGSVPVC from the coding sequence ATGAGAACCAATGAACTTCAACATCTCTTTGAAAAGTACTTGGAATCAACAGAAAGCACTGCGGATGAAGTTCAGGCGGCCGAAACCATTCAAAAAATACTACTAGATGATGATGTGCCGGTTTGTGATGAGTTGTCCTGCATCGGCATGTCGCTGCCAGCTTATCGACTGAGTGGGGATTACTACGACTTTATCTACGACGAAAAGAACGGTCGTTATTGGATATTCATCGGTGATGTCATGGGTAAGGGGATCCCTGCTTCTCTTTTAATGGTTATGGTGCGTTCTACGGTTCGTGTCCTGACAAGGTATAGCGAAACTCCAAGTTCACTTGTAGAGAACTTGAACAACATTTTGTTGAAAGATATGAGTCGACTACGAGCGTTTTCAACATTGTTTTGTGGACTGTTTGATGTTGACTCCGGCCAGTTTATGTATACCTCGGCAGGGCATCCCAGTCCGATTTTCATTAAAAAAAATGAGAATGTCGCTGTTAGACTTGAAACGAAAGGGACGGTTATTGGTCTACTACGGGATAGGAAGTATCGTGATTTTTCAGTCACATTTTGCCCCGGTGACTTACTTGTTTTATGTACCGATGGGATTCTTGAAGCAATGGATGTGGATAAAAACCAATATGGATATGAGAGGCTACAACATTCTATTGAGGAACATAGATCCTTCGATTTAGACGAATTAATACACCGCATCACGGACGATGTCCGACGTTTTTCGCAGGCAGTCCGACGCGATGATGTGACGATTGTGGCTGTTCGCCGCATGGAGGGAAGCGTGCCGGTATGTTAG
- a CDS encoding STAS domain-containing protein, with translation MSLSVEVENNSAESIVVKVVGEVDFSTVDKVLEVIDEYRHTAISLDFSGIGFIDSTGVGLILRSVMELADTGAK, from the coding sequence ATGAGTCTATCAGTAGAGGTTGAAAACAACTCGGCAGAATCAATTGTCGTTAAAGTGGTGGGTGAAGTGGACTTTTCCACTGTCGATAAGGTTTTAGAGGTCATCGACGAGTATCGGCATACAGCAATATCGCTAGACTTTAGCGGGATTGGCTTTATTGATTCTACCGGGGTTGGTTTGATACTTCGTTCAGTTATGGAGCTGGCAGATACAGGGGCAAAGTAA
- a CDS encoding EAL domain-containing protein produces MLKKIVANTRIQYVIKNKLVQHFYQPLFEMKNRGIFGYEALTRCKFLQDPEKLFKLASRANSLYQLDTASIQTALLAFGSSEHAEHSSRLFLNIFPSTLLNPSFFSLVDTMMTVNSTLRNRIVFEIVESEHIPDMSALKEVIHVLHDYDLRIAIDDVGKGAFSLQRVLELEPDFIKLDRYFSINLSRSMNKQKMVSLFVGYCDGGDAQLVLEGIESAEDFETAKSIGVHLGQGYFLGGVNPLEKTPVA; encoded by the coding sequence GTGCTTAAGAAAATTGTGGCGAATACGAGAATACAGTACGTTATTAAAAACAAATTGGTTCAGCATTTCTATCAACCGCTTTTTGAGATGAAAAATCGCGGCATATTCGGGTATGAGGCGCTTACCCGTTGTAAATTCCTTCAGGATCCGGAGAAGCTGTTCAAGTTGGCATCACGGGCAAACAGCTTGTATCAGTTAGACACGGCATCGATTCAAACGGCTTTGTTGGCATTCGGTTCATCAGAACATGCAGAACACAGCTCGCGGCTGTTTTTAAATATCTTTCCCTCAACTCTATTAAATCCGTCATTTTTTTCCTTGGTAGACACCATGATGACCGTCAACAGCACACTACGAAACAGGATTGTCTTTGAAATTGTTGAGTCTGAACACATTCCTGATATGTCAGCTCTTAAAGAAGTAATTCATGTTCTACATGACTACGACCTTCGTATCGCAATTGACGACGTGGGCAAAGGTGCGTTTTCCTTGCAGAGGGTCTTGGAATTGGAACCTGATTTTATAAAGTTGGATCGCTATTTCTCAATAAATCTTTCCCGCTCAATGAATAAGCAGAAAATGGTCTCGCTATTCGTAGGATATTGCGACGGCGGCGATGCTCAGTTGGTCCTGGAAGGGATTGAAAGTGCCGAAGATTTCGAAACGGCTAAGAGCATCGGCGTACACCTAGGTCAAGGGTATTTCTTAGGTGGGGTTAATCCTCTGGAAAAGACCCCTGTGGCCTAG
- a CDS encoding response regulator transcription factor — protein MLSTRERQILDLVRAGRTNGEIARELFISENTVKSHLSRLFKKLGVNRRRDLR, from the coding sequence GTGTTGTCCACAAGGGAACGTCAAATTCTTGATCTCGTTCGCGCTGGAAGGACCAATGGAGAGATCGCACGAGAATTGTTCATCAGCGAGAATACAGTGAAAAGCCATCTATCGAGGTTATTTAAGAAGTTAGGAGTTAATCGTCGACGGGATTTAAGATGA
- a CDS encoding DUF4855 domain-containing protein — MKKKYFVPLTATLALGCMGLLGGLPVVHADAIPPTTTQDLTSLGTISTSVTGLSDLTFAKAERKYQLHPITDLLAWTGFCHQGGRDITVQFADPVDVQHIQITMEQDPSQGIYYPNHVQFEVYENGQWISLETQDTSISTSNSSKTTEVFQFDSSTGVETSQIRLNFPVNVFVFARGLDVTGSTTETGTVPTSPVVSPASSGSTSFGALAPNSPNAHGIKNMLMVPTGSYGPLGTWFTGDFEPMLEYINSTGQAVGPLFDTMLFAPFANVQNTVDSWNAYLDDLFANGQELSALNDAVGMTNQSLNRPGYQEKVILSIPYFPYGMWNFGMVNGQPLNFIGTPADPNAVEARNTAMTWYVDTVLSRWQSANYQNLQLVGLYWNHEQYSFNKPGEQQMFQDAETLAHNHGLPLLWIPYYSAPGGTQWQSLGLDAAWIQPNYIEQGENADVNRIRNAETLAKSHGMGVEIELTGLDAPTRSLYQTFLNQLSTDGFDSGNVSYAFYDGSKLLLDAEQSGDPSQRSIYDETAAFIMH, encoded by the coding sequence ATGAAGAAGAAATATTTTGTACCACTAACGGCTACACTTGCTTTGGGTTGCATGGGGCTTCTTGGCGGGCTGCCTGTGGTTCATGCGGATGCGATCCCGCCCACCACGACACAGGACCTGACGAGCTTGGGGACTATCTCCACCTCTGTCACAGGCCTGTCCGATTTGACGTTTGCCAAAGCCGAACGCAAGTATCAGTTGCATCCAATAACGGACTTACTGGCTTGGACTGGATTTTGCCATCAGGGCGGCAGAGACATCACGGTTCAGTTCGCCGATCCAGTGGATGTACAACACATCCAGATCACGATGGAACAAGATCCAAGTCAGGGAATTTATTATCCAAACCATGTGCAATTTGAAGTCTATGAAAATGGACAGTGGATTTCACTAGAAACGCAAGACACCAGTATATCAACTAGTAACTCTTCGAAGACTACAGAAGTTTTTCAATTCGACAGCAGTACTGGCGTGGAAACATCGCAAATTCGCTTGAACTTCCCGGTGAATGTGTTTGTCTTTGCGCGGGGGTTGGACGTCACGGGAAGTACGACGGAAACGGGTACTGTCCCTACTTCACCTGTCGTTTCACCGGCCTCAAGTGGCAGCACATCCTTCGGTGCATTGGCGCCCAACTCTCCGAACGCCCATGGTATCAAGAATATGCTGATGGTTCCGACCGGGAGTTACGGACCACTTGGAACGTGGTTCACGGGCGACTTTGAACCGATGCTCGAATACATCAATTCCACGGGACAGGCCGTTGGTCCGTTGTTTGACACGATGCTGTTTGCTCCATTTGCCAATGTCCAGAACACAGTGGACAGTTGGAATGCGTACTTAGACGATCTGTTTGCAAATGGCCAGGAACTCAGCGCATTGAACGACGCTGTCGGAATGACCAACCAGTCACTGAATCGGCCAGGGTATCAAGAGAAAGTGATCCTGTCCATTCCCTACTTTCCATATGGGATGTGGAATTTCGGAATGGTGAACGGACAACCCTTGAACTTTATCGGTACACCAGCCGATCCAAATGCTGTGGAAGCGAGAAACACCGCCATGACTTGGTATGTGGACACTGTACTCAGCCGCTGGCAATCGGCTAATTACCAAAACCTGCAGTTGGTCGGTCTCTATTGGAACCACGAGCAGTATAGTTTCAACAAGCCGGGTGAACAACAAATGTTTCAAGACGCTGAGACATTGGCTCACAACCACGGATTACCGCTCCTTTGGATTCCCTATTACAGTGCACCCGGGGGCACACAATGGCAGTCACTCGGCTTAGATGCGGCGTGGATACAGCCAAATTACATTGAGCAAGGCGAGAACGCGGACGTCAATCGGATCCGCAACGCGGAGACACTTGCGAAGAGTCATGGAATGGGTGTCGAGATCGAGTTGACGGGATTGGATGCTCCCACGCGATCCCTATATCAAACGTTTCTCAATCAGTTGAGCACCGACGGATTCGATTCGGGCAACGTGTCCTACGCATTTTACGACGGTTCAAAGCTGTTGTTGGACGCCGAGCAGTCAGGCGATCCGTCCCAGCGGTCTATTTATGATGAGACGGCTGCGTTTATCATGCATTGA
- a CDS encoding peptidoglycan-binding protein: protein MKFRSFLLASSFPVLFSVAAPVVVHAQTSEPTLKSGSTGSAVMTLQRDLNSLGFSAGSVDGGFGPKTLSAVKSFQRSRHLQVDGVVGPATWNAILSSLHGKSFTNVDLRDAAPNNVSASSIDAFLSKNGAPMKGLGRSFVNAQNTYGVDANYLVSHAILESAWGKSAIALAKNNLFGYGAYDANPGNDAGMFPSDDYAIQFQAWEVRNNYLNPGASEYVSPTLNGMNVHYATDPYWANSIASLMNQLASSVGGSVNDYPQYPAAIVQQPQSATEPVFNVNGAVGTTQANSYYGGAPYYPSMGDGMADMFFGPLRNGSSGEPVAEIQKYLNSHIGAGLKVDGQFGPGTAAAVKKFEAKQGFAQDGVWSYSMWTTYIYTGPAPTLPAGQSVNIDEIEQGMAGAYVVPWYHIANVGWVDSQYVKFTNVYRVTVPSQTSTNTSVPVYSSSDGSQQIATLHNGDFVVAQTTSPNNGMYEIQLYEQSFDTNDAQSPGTSFTGYVSAQNAKLTPQH, encoded by the coding sequence ATGAAGTTTAGAAGTTTTCTACTTGCTAGTTCGTTTCCCGTTCTGTTTTCCGTCGCAGCACCCGTCGTGGTCCACGCGCAAACCTCGGAACCCACTTTGAAATCCGGTTCAACCGGTTCAGCCGTCATGACATTGCAAAGGGACTTGAATTCACTTGGTTTCTCTGCCGGATCGGTTGACGGTGGCTTTGGCCCAAAGACCCTGAGTGCCGTCAAGTCGTTTCAACGATCTCGTCATCTTCAGGTCGACGGTGTCGTAGGGCCTGCCACATGGAATGCGATTCTATCATCCCTGCACGGTAAGTCGTTTACGAATGTCGATCTCCGCGACGCAGCCCCCAACAATGTCAGTGCCAGTAGCATCGATGCATTTTTGAGCAAGAATGGCGCTCCCATGAAAGGGTTGGGGCGATCATTCGTCAATGCACAGAATACATACGGTGTAGACGCAAACTATCTCGTCTCGCATGCAATTTTAGAGAGTGCATGGGGAAAGAGTGCTATTGCACTGGCGAAAAACAATTTGTTTGGCTACGGGGCATATGATGCAAACCCGGGTAACGATGCTGGGATGTTCCCGAGCGACGACTATGCCATTCAGTTTCAAGCCTGGGAAGTCCGGAATAATTACTTGAATCCAGGAGCCAGTGAATACGTGTCTCCAACCTTGAATGGGATGAACGTTCACTACGCCACCGATCCGTACTGGGCAAACAGCATCGCATCCCTAATGAATCAGTTAGCAAGCTCGGTTGGGGGAAGTGTCAACGACTATCCTCAGTACCCAGCAGCCATCGTTCAGCAGCCGCAAAGTGCGACGGAACCGGTGTTCAACGTGAACGGTGCCGTGGGCACGACACAGGCAAACTCGTACTACGGCGGTGCACCATACTATCCGAGCATGGGGGATGGTATGGCTGATATGTTCTTCGGACCACTCCGCAACGGTAGTTCAGGTGAACCCGTAGCTGAAATTCAAAAGTACTTGAACAGTCACATTGGTGCTGGACTCAAAGTGGACGGACAGTTTGGTCCGGGCACAGCGGCTGCCGTGAAGAAGTTCGAAGCGAAGCAAGGGTTTGCACAAGACGGTGTGTGGAGTTACTCGATGTGGACGACGTACATTTACACGGGTCCGGCGCCAACATTGCCTGCGGGGCAGTCGGTGAATATCGATGAAATCGAACAAGGGATGGCCGGAGCATACGTCGTGCCTTGGTACCATATCGCAAATGTGGGTTGGGTCGACTCACAGTACGTGAAGTTCACAAATGTTTATCGCGTTACGGTTCCCAGTCAAACAAGCACGAACACATCCGTTCCTGTATACAGTTCGAGCGATGGCTCACAGCAAATTGCCACGTTGCACAACGGCGATTTCGTTGTGGCCCAAACCACGAGCCCAAACAACGGGATGTACGAGATTCAACTGTACGAACAGTCTTTCGACACGAATGATGCACAATCGCCTGGTACGAGTTTCACAGGATACGTGTCTGCACAGAATGCAAAGTTAACACCACAACATTGA
- a CDS encoding flagellar brake protein, which produces MTPLDEGQYIFLFVSKGEDKGRYDSRVQSIENGTILIDIPSDVNKSSFRRAIPVGTRLIVTFSVQGESLPYYFVSEVTQIHSDHLAIKYPTKIESKNLREFYRIPVNLNISAYLLGSPESSRAMKCVEVSGNGMVLETDESDLFQKDDKVEIETEIELHGHKHVIQTPGVILRISGSREKAHKTNYVVEFVGISEMDQEKVVQYVFDQQIKQHKMHEM; this is translated from the coding sequence ATGACTCCGTTGGACGAGGGACAATATATTTTTCTATTTGTTTCAAAAGGGGAAGACAAAGGAAGATACGACTCTAGGGTACAATCGATTGAAAACGGAACGATTCTAATCGATATTCCATCGGACGTGAACAAATCTTCCTTCAGACGAGCAATTCCTGTTGGAACGCGACTTATTGTAACATTTTCCGTTCAGGGTGAATCCTTACCATATTATTTCGTTAGCGAGGTGACTCAGATTCATTCAGACCACTTAGCAATTAAATACCCTACGAAAATTGAATCAAAAAATCTTCGTGAATTTTACCGAATTCCTGTGAACTTGAATATATCTGCATACTTATTAGGGTCACCGGAAAGTTCCCGCGCAATGAAATGTGTGGAAGTTTCAGGAAACGGAATGGTTCTCGAGACGGATGAGAGCGACTTATTCCAAAAAGATGACAAAGTAGAGATCGAAACCGAAATAGAGTTACACGGTCATAAACATGTCATCCAGACCCCAGGAGTCATCTTACGAATCAGTGGGTCTCGTGAAAAAGCTCATAAAACCAATTATGTGGTTGAATTTGTGGGTATATCCGAAATGGACCAAGAAAAAGTGGTTCAGTATGTCTTTGACCAGCAAATTAAGCAACACAAAATGCACGAAATGTAG
- a CDS encoding diguanylate cyclase domain-containing protein, with product MNPNQIHLTDIQSFIDALSDIVLVYSVESNETVRLVSANGAASKAGVTSSDVGKLMKEVVAPERYEWLQSVAHHVIKTRKQYRFERQFDNATGKFVIDVVLTPVVDKGCCTHILLVARDFTDRKHHEEELEFIAFHDPLTGAYNRSFFRQRLNNAIIRHERSHEGFSLAILDCDGFKAVNDTLGHIAGDAILTELSSRISSVIRSNDTFARMGGDEFSLLFEGLFVAECIPFLERLMGVLSEPWEAEGQTVHLTCSVGITDSTTGNSAMTLFRHADRALYDAKRNGKSQYSIYGS from the coding sequence ATGAATCCAAACCAAATTCATCTTACTGATATTCAGTCCTTCATTGACGCATTATCTGACATTGTACTTGTTTACAGTGTTGAGAGTAATGAAACGGTCCGCCTCGTTTCAGCAAACGGTGCCGCGTCCAAGGCCGGGGTCACGAGTAGTGATGTAGGAAAATTGATGAAAGAGGTCGTAGCCCCCGAGCGATATGAATGGTTACAATCGGTTGCACACCATGTTATCAAAACACGGAAGCAGTACAGGTTTGAGCGACAATTTGACAATGCGACTGGCAAATTTGTCATCGACGTCGTTTTGACGCCTGTAGTAGACAAGGGGTGTTGTACTCACATATTACTGGTGGCTAGGGATTTTACTGATCGAAAACACCACGAGGAAGAACTAGAGTTTATAGCGTTTCATGACCCACTAACTGGTGCATATAACCGTTCTTTCTTTAGACAGCGTTTGAACAATGCAATTATTCGGCATGAACGAAGTCATGAGGGGTTTTCCCTCGCGATTCTCGACTGTGATGGCTTTAAGGCAGTGAATGATACACTTGGACACATCGCTGGTGATGCGATATTGACGGAGCTGTCCAGCAGAATCAGTTCAGTAATTCGCAGTAATGACACCTTTGCTCGTATGGGTGGCGATGAGTTTTCTTTATTGTTCGAAGGTCTCTTTGTAGCGGAATGCATTCCGTTTCTGGAGCGATTAATGGGCGTGTTATCTGAACCATGGGAAGCGGAAGGACAGACTGTTCATCTAACTTGTTCAGTTGGTATTACAGACTCAACTACTGGGAATTCGGCCATGACTTTGTTCCGACACGCAGACAGAGCGTTATACGATGCCAAACGCAATGGGAAAAGTCAATATTCCATTTACGGATCTTAG